In the genome of Qipengyuania seohaensis, one region contains:
- a CDS encoding arginyltransferase: MTAPIRFPRFFVTSPAPCPYLPGKSERKVFTELRGESADELNEALGRIGFRRSQTVAYRPSCLDCQACVSVRVVANEFKASSSQKRTLKANDDLVVSECRPWATDEQYELLRKYLAHRHPGGGMAEMDESDFADMVEHTPVSSYVVEYREPGVGSQPGRLVGACLTDIQGDGLSMIYSFYDPEIEDRAGLGNFIILDHIRRAGAHGLPYVYLGYWVEGSGRMQYKVRYRPLEKLTRGGWERMPEFEQKRLIAAATKPREQRGLEPLPSKDGSQREYKLAE; encoded by the coding sequence GTGACGGCCCCGATCCGCTTCCCCCGCTTCTTCGTGACGAGCCCTGCGCCGTGCCCCTATTTGCCGGGCAAGAGCGAACGCAAGGTCTTCACCGAGTTGCGCGGCGAAAGCGCCGACGAATTGAACGAAGCGCTCGGCCGCATCGGTTTCCGGCGGAGCCAGACCGTCGCCTATCGCCCATCGTGCCTCGATTGCCAGGCCTGCGTATCGGTCCGTGTCGTCGCGAACGAATTCAAGGCGTCTTCCAGCCAGAAGCGTACTCTCAAAGCGAACGATGACCTGGTGGTCAGCGAATGCCGGCCCTGGGCGACCGACGAACAGTACGAATTGCTGCGCAAATATCTTGCCCATCGCCACCCGGGCGGGGGCATGGCAGAGATGGACGAATCCGACTTTGCAGATATGGTGGAACATACGCCCGTATCCAGCTATGTGGTTGAATATAGGGAGCCGGGAGTTGGGTCGCAGCCAGGTCGTCTGGTCGGGGCCTGCCTAACGGACATTCAGGGTGACGGGCTGTCGATGATCTACAGCTTCTATGACCCTGAGATCGAGGATCGCGCCGGACTTGGGAATTTCATCATCCTGGATCACATCCGCCGCGCGGGCGCGCACGGCCTTCCCTATGTCTATCTCGGCTATTGGGTCGAAGGCTCGGGTCGGATGCAATACAAGGTTCGTTACCGGCCGCTCGAAAAGCTCACCCGTGGCGGATGGGAACGCATGCCCGAATTCGAACAGAAGCGGCTCATCGCCGCTGCGACCAAGCCGCGCGAACAGCGCGGATTGGAGCCTCTTCCCTCCAAGGACGGAAGTCAGCGCGAATACAAGCTCGCAGAATAA
- a CDS encoding threonine ammonia-lyase has product MTQANPMPAGDKATDLLTLDDVRAAAKRIEGAVVRTELMHSITLSEITGADIWLKFENHQFTAAYKERGALNALLHLTEEQRSRGVIAASAGNHSQGLSYHGRRLGVPVTIVMPSTTPSVKVMQTESVGGNVVLFGETFDEAYDHALELEKERGLTFVHPFDDPKVAAGQGTVALEMLAAKDDFDCLVVPIGGGGLMSGMATVAKALRPEIEMIGVQAQLYPSMYSAVTGEELPCGGDTLAEGIAVKKPGDFTRQIIAELVDEVLLVGEPKLERSVSLLLQIEKTVVEGAGAAGLAAVLSNPEKFAGKKVGLVLCGGNIDTRLLANVLIRDLARSGRLARLRVTLQDRPGALYKVMREFNDHNVNIIEIYHQRIFTTLPAKGLVTEIECEARDQSQIDGLIKTLEAKGYSVEMAELE; this is encoded by the coding sequence ATGACCCAGGCAAATCCCATGCCCGCCGGAGACAAGGCAACCGATCTCCTGACACTCGACGATGTGCGTGCAGCCGCAAAGCGCATCGAAGGCGCGGTCGTACGGACCGAGCTGATGCATTCCATCACCCTGTCCGAAATTACCGGCGCGGATATCTGGCTCAAGTTCGAAAACCATCAGTTCACCGCCGCGTACAAGGAACGCGGTGCGCTCAATGCCTTGCTTCATCTGACTGAAGAACAGCGCAGCCGCGGGGTCATCGCGGCATCGGCAGGCAATCATTCGCAAGGACTTTCCTACCATGGCAGGCGCCTTGGTGTGCCCGTGACGATCGTCATGCCGTCGACCACGCCGAGCGTTAAGGTCATGCAAACGGAAAGCGTCGGCGGGAATGTGGTCCTGTTCGGCGAGACTTTCGACGAAGCCTATGACCATGCGCTTGAATTGGAGAAGGAGCGGGGCCTCACCTTCGTCCATCCGTTCGACGATCCCAAGGTGGCTGCAGGTCAGGGCACCGTCGCGCTCGAGATGCTGGCGGCGAAAGACGATTTCGATTGCCTCGTCGTGCCGATCGGCGGTGGCGGCCTGATGAGCGGCATGGCGACCGTTGCAAAGGCGCTGCGCCCGGAGATCGAGATGATCGGCGTCCAGGCGCAGCTATACCCCTCGATGTATTCGGCGGTGACCGGCGAAGAGCTACCATGCGGCGGCGATACGCTGGCGGAAGGCATTGCCGTGAAGAAGCCCGGCGACTTCACCCGTCAGATCATTGCGGAACTCGTGGACGAGGTCTTGCTGGTCGGCGAGCCCAAGCTGGAGCGGTCCGTGTCCCTCCTTCTCCAGATCGAGAAGACCGTCGTCGAAGGTGCAGGCGCTGCAGGCCTCGCTGCGGTTCTCTCAAACCCCGAGAAATTCGCGGGCAAGAAAGTCGGCCTCGTCCTGTGCGGCGGGAATATCGACACCCGCCTGCTTGCCAACGTCCTGATCCGCGATCTTGCGCGAAGCGGCCGTCTGGCGCGCCTGCGCGTGACGCTGCAGGACCGGCCAGGCGCGCTTTACAAGGTGATGCGCGAGTTCAACGACCACAACGTCAATATCATCGAGATCTACCACCAGCGGATTTTCACGACTCTCCCGGCCAAGGGACTCGTGACAGAAATCGAGTGCGAAGCGCGCGATCAGAGCCAGATCGACGGCCTGATCAAGACCCTGGAGGCCAAGGGCTATTCAGTCGAAATGGCAGAGCTGGAATAG
- a CDS encoding amidohydrolase, translating to MKTKYLAALLASTIAVPAQADVLVDNVSGITIDAEGKVKRFEALVIDDDGRIAQLIERGEDRPRTDYREDGEGRVMLPGMIDAHAHVMGVGFGALTLDLSDTTSLEEALHKIRTFAAENEARPWILGRGWNQEKWGLGRFPTASELDSAVADRPVYLERVDGHAGWANTLAMKAAGITAASKSPSGGKIELLSDKKTPSGVFIDLAMDLVNKAVPAPRAVERDLALAEAQKVFHRYGITSVADMGTTIEDWQSFRRAGDTGSLNLRIMSYAFGPEQMVLIGGSGPSPWLYDDKLRLNGVKLYLDGALGSRGAWLKRPYADDPGNYGLPLQTPAQLRNNLVRAAQGGFQPAVHAIGTAANAELLNAIDEIAESFDGDRRWRVEHAQIVDPADLPKLADNGIIASMQPLHQTSDRLMAEARLGMDRLDGAYAWNTILDLGGTLAFGSDAPVEPADAFAGYAVAITRMDANGEPFGGWLPSERVNREQALAGFTSKAAYAGFAEGRFGRLLPGERADFILVDNDPLLATPEEIRATKVFETWVNGRKVYEAD from the coding sequence ATGAAAACCAAATACCTCGCCGCATTGCTCGCATCGACTATTGCCGTGCCCGCACAGGCAGACGTCCTGGTCGACAACGTCTCCGGCATCACGATTGATGCCGAAGGCAAGGTGAAGCGCTTCGAGGCACTGGTGATCGACGACGATGGCCGTATCGCCCAGCTGATCGAGCGAGGCGAAGACCGGCCTCGGACTGACTATCGCGAAGACGGAGAGGGCCGCGTCATGCTGCCCGGCATGATCGATGCCCATGCTCACGTGATGGGCGTCGGCTTTGGTGCACTGACGCTGGATCTGTCGGACACCACTTCGCTGGAAGAGGCGCTGCACAAGATCCGTACTTTTGCAGCGGAAAACGAAGCACGCCCGTGGATCCTCGGGCGCGGCTGGAATCAGGAGAAATGGGGCCTCGGCCGCTTCCCGACCGCTTCCGAACTCGACAGCGCGGTTGCCGACCGTCCCGTCTATCTCGAGCGGGTTGACGGCCATGCCGGCTGGGCCAACACGCTTGCGATGAAAGCCGCCGGCATCACAGCTGCGAGCAAATCGCCCAGCGGGGGGAAGATCGAACTGCTTTCCGACAAGAAGACGCCTTCCGGCGTTTTCATCGATCTCGCAATGGACCTTGTGAACAAGGCGGTCCCCGCGCCGCGCGCGGTGGAACGCGATCTCGCGCTGGCAGAGGCGCAAAAGGTCTTCCATCGCTACGGCATCACTTCGGTTGCCGACATGGGTACCACCATCGAAGACTGGCAATCGTTCCGCCGCGCGGGCGACACAGGATCTCTCAATCTGCGGATCATGTCCTATGCCTTCGGTCCGGAGCAAATGGTTCTGATCGGCGGGTCCGGACCCTCGCCGTGGCTCTATGACGACAAGCTTCGCCTCAACGGTGTGAAGCTCTATCTCGACGGTGCATTGGGAAGCCGCGGCGCCTGGCTCAAGCGCCCTTACGCCGACGATCCGGGCAATTACGGCCTTCCTCTCCAGACCCCTGCCCAGCTGCGCAACAACCTTGTCCGCGCTGCGCAAGGTGGCTTCCAGCCTGCCGTCCATGCCATCGGCACGGCCGCCAACGCCGAACTTCTGAACGCGATCGACGAGATTGCGGAAAGCTTCGACGGCGACCGGCGCTGGCGGGTCGAGCATGCCCAGATCGTCGATCCGGCAGACCTGCCCAAGCTTGCCGATAATGGCATCATCGCCTCGATGCAGCCGCTTCACCAGACTTCCGACCGCCTGATGGCGGAAGCGCGTCTCGGCATGGATCGGCTGGACGGCGCCTACGCCTGGAACACTATCCTCGATCTGGGTGGCACCCTCGCGTTCGGGTCAGACGCACCGGTCGAACCGGCCGACGCTTTTGCCGGTTATGCTGTCGCCATCACCCGCATGGACGCTAATGGGGAGCCCTTCGGCGGCTGGCTGCCGAGCGAACGCGTGAACCGCGAACAGGCGCTGGCAGGCTTTACCTCGAAGGCAGCTTACGCGGGCTTTGCAGAAGGGCGGTTCGGCCGCCTGTTGCCGGGCGAACGCGCCGACTTCATCCTGGTCGACAACGACCCGCTGCTGGCAACGCCTGAGGAAATCCGCGCGACCAAGGTGTTCGAAACCTGGGTCAATGGCCGCAAGGTCTACGAAGCCGATTGA
- the tatA gene encoding twin-arginine translocase TatA/TatE family subunit, whose product MSLGPWQLIIIAIVILVLFGRGRISEMMGDFGKGIKSFKQGMNEEDAAPSKRIEHEAKPADEGLTKDQVNTPSDTK is encoded by the coding sequence ATGTCGCTCGGCCCCTGGCAGCTTATCATCATCGCTATCGTCATCCTCGTGCTCTTCGGACGCGGCCGGATTTCGGAGATGATGGGCGATTTCGGCAAAGGCATCAAAAGCTTCAAGCAGGGCATGAATGAAGAGGATGCGGCTCCTTCCAAGCGGATCGAGCACGAGGCGAAGCCCGCCGACGAAGGCCTGACCAAGGACCAGGTCAACACGCCCTCCGACACCAAGTAA
- the tatB gene encoding Sec-independent protein translocase protein TatB, which yields MFDIGAAELLLIVVVAIIVIGPKEMPRAMRTAGRWIGKLRRMSAHFRSGIDEMVRQAEIEDMEKKWADRNAEIMAKYPTGSEAAGGGPEIHPGAEMQPLAGAEEAPDADAAAEAAIKRAAPRKAPEHGGSDDSEPGLPLGDPPAPPPVRDAD from the coding sequence ATGTTCGATATCGGCGCCGCCGAACTGCTGTTGATCGTCGTGGTGGCGATCATCGTCATTGGCCCGAAGGAAATGCCGCGCGCGATGCGCACGGCCGGACGCTGGATCGGCAAGCTGCGCCGCATGTCCGCGCATTTCCGCTCCGGGATCGACGAGATGGTCCGCCAGGCCGAGATCGAGGACATGGAAAAGAAGTGGGCCGACCGTAACGCCGAAATCATGGCGAAATACCCGACCGGCTCCGAAGCGGCAGGCGGCGGCCCTGAAATCCATCCCGGTGCCGAAATGCAACCGCTGGCAGGAGCCGAAGAGGCTCCGGACGCGGACGCCGCAGCAGAAGCTGCGATCAAGCGAGCCGCCCCGAGGAAAGCGCCCGAACACGGCGGCTCCGATGATAGCGAACCGGGACTTCCGCTCGGAGATCCGCCGGCCCCTCCGCCGGTAAGGGATGCCGATTGA
- the tatC gene encoding twin-arginine translocase subunit TatC, with amino-acid sequence MAFDMKDIDESQAPLLDHLVELRSRLVRCVAALVVAFGICLFFADQILGFLVQPLKSAFPEGQGQLIFTKLYEVFFVELKVALFAGFCIAFPYIANQLWAFVAPGLYAREKKAFLPFLLATPFLFLSGAALAYYVVMPTAFEWFLGFEGEAGGLAINALPAANEYLGLVMQFILAFGMSFLLPVLLLLLHRAGIVTRAQLVGARRYVIVLVVALAAIITPPDPGSQLLLAIPLILLYEGSLLLMRLFDSRAAKDKPEEAEASADQSAS; translated from the coding sequence ATGGCATTCGACATGAAGGACATCGACGAAAGCCAGGCGCCTTTGCTGGATCATCTTGTCGAGCTGCGCTCGCGGCTCGTGCGCTGTGTCGCGGCGCTGGTGGTGGCTTTCGGTATCTGCCTGTTTTTCGCAGACCAGATCCTCGGCTTCCTGGTCCAGCCGCTCAAATCGGCGTTCCCGGAAGGGCAGGGGCAGCTGATCTTCACCAAGCTTTACGAAGTGTTCTTCGTGGAACTGAAGGTCGCCCTCTTTGCCGGGTTCTGCATAGCCTTCCCCTACATCGCGAACCAGCTGTGGGCTTTCGTCGCCCCCGGCCTCTACGCGCGCGAGAAGAAGGCATTCCTGCCGTTCCTGTTGGCGACCCCGTTCCTGTTCCTCAGCGGCGCGGCCCTAGCCTATTACGTCGTCATGCCGACCGCGTTCGAGTGGTTCCTCGGCTTCGAAGGCGAGGCTGGCGGCCTTGCCATTAACGCGCTGCCGGCGGCGAACGAATATCTTGGCCTCGTCATGCAGTTCATCCTTGCATTCGGGATGAGCTTCCTTTTGCCCGTGTTGCTCCTGCTCCTGCACCGCGCAGGGATCGTCACGCGCGCACAACTGGTCGGCGCGCGCCGGTATGTCATCGTGCTGGTCGTGGCGCTGGCGGCGATCATCACGCCGCCCGACCCCGGCTCGCAGCTACTCCTCGCGATACCGCTGATCCTGCTTTACGAAGGCTCGCTCTTGCTCATGCGCCTGTTCGACAGCCGCGCAGCTAAGGATAAGCCGGAAGAAGCCGAGGCTTCCGCCGATCAATCGGCTTCGTAG